The Vicia villosa cultivar HV-30 ecotype Madison, WI linkage group LG1, Vvil1.0, whole genome shotgun sequence genome includes a region encoding these proteins:
- the LOC131612796 gene encoding uncharacterized protein LOC131612796, whose translation MGNCIVGSMADPHTTIKVITSNGGIMEFSAPITVPFITNEFPGHAIFRSHDLFWKPLSQFDELEPGQSYYLLPINNNDVEPPPNGSGGSDYEHVVRQGHVRSHSVPTTSFPAPYRMSLDYQHHLGTRFLKKSSVESLSCRNRFWKVKLVISPEELMEILAQEGRTKELIESVRIVAKCGDVSYAAEDIVSDQWSLFNTSWSISSKTK comes from the coding sequence ATGGGAAACTGCATTGTTGGGTCCATGGCAGATCCTCATACAACAATCAAAGTAATAACATCAAACGGCGGAATCATGGAATTCAGTGCTCCGATAACAGTACCTTTCATCACCAACGAGTTCCCTGGCCATGCCATATTCAGAAGCCACGATCTCTTTTGGAAACCACTCAGTCAGTTCGATGAGTTAGAACCAGGACAATCATACTATTTGCTTCCAATCAACAACAACGATGTCGAGCCACCTCCGAATGGTAGCGGTGGAAGTGATTATGAACATGTTGTAAGACAAGGACATGTTAGATCTCATAGTGTTCCAACAACCTCGTTCCCTGCTCCATATAGAATGTCCTTAGATTACCAACATCACTTAGGAACTAGGTTTCTTAAGAAGTCTTCTGTGGAATCTTTGTCTTGTAGAAACAGGTTTTGGAAAGTGAAGCTTGTGATTAGTCCAGAAGAGTTGATGGAAATTTTGGCGCAAGAGGGTCGAACAAAAGAGTTGATAGAAAGTGTAAGGATTGTAGCAAAATGTGGTGACGTTTCATATGCAGCTGAAGACATTGTTTCTGATCAGTGGAGTCTTTTTAACACCAGTTGGAGCATTTCTtctaaaacaaaatga
- the LOC131643594 gene encoding protein SAR DEFICIENT 4, translating to MFAQLITTFIPFSHTITQIQKPITHNQITNLKPQTNQSQTTKKPNNFSSMASPNKDQTITNETTNTVSFSSSSPIFISTQNLRTILTHQTLINHIDSNLPKVSTFLQTPIRQHYNLSPSSSLLLMPSWSSSPSFPYVGVKLVTHFPQNSSINLPGVQGSYVLFNSTTGQTLASMDSTELTLYRTSCVSGLGSKYLSRDDSEVLVMVGAGSLAPHLIRAHFSARPSLRKVLIWNRTVEKAEALAKKLRESEDFSLSGLSFEGCGCLDEAVGFGDIVSCATNSETALVKGERLKVGAHLDLVGSFKPSMKECDDEALKRGRVFVDNEAALVEAGELVGAFERGVIKEDEIEANLVELIRGDKVGRRSSEEITVFKSVGSAVVDMLAAQFVYEAFTGK from the coding sequence ATGTTTGCCCAATTAATTACCACATTCATTCCCTTCTCACATACCATCACTCAAATCCAAAAACCAATTACACACAATCAAATAACCAATCTCAAACCACAAACTAATCAATCTCAAACCACCAAAAAACCCAACAATTTTTCATCCATGGCTTCCCCAAATAAAGACCAAACAATCACCAATGAAACCACAAACACTGTctctttttcctcttcttctccaatCTTCATTTCCACTCAGAATTTACGAACCATCCTCACCCATCAAACTCTAATCAACCACATCGACTCCAATCTCCCCAAAGTTTCAACCTTTCTCCAAACCCCAATTCGCCAACACTATAATCTCTCTCCTTCCTCTTCCCTCCTCCTCATGCCTTCATGGTCTTCTTCTCCCTCCTTTCCTTACGTTGGTGTCAAACTCGTAACCCATTTCCCTCAAAATTCATCAATCAATTTACCTGGTGTTCAAGGTAGCTATGTCCTCTTCAATTCAACCACTGGTCAAACCCTTGCTTCCATGGATTCCACTGAACTCACGCTTTACAGAACCTCTTGTGTCTCTGGTTTGGGTTCTAAGTATTTATCTAGAGATGATAGTGAGGTTCTTGTTATGGTTGGTGCTGGTTCCCTTGCGCCACATTTGATCAGAGCTCATTTTTCAGCTAGGCCTAGTTTGAGAAAAGTGTTGATTTGGAACAGGACTGTTGAAAAGGCGGAAGCTTTGGCTAAGAAACTGAGAGAAAGTGAGGATTTTTCACTCTCAGGGTTGAGTTTTGAGGGTTGTGGGTGTTTGGATGAGGCTGTTGGATTTGGGGATATTGTGAGCTGTGCTACGAATTCGGAGACTGCGCTTGTGAAAGGCGAGAGGTTGAAGGTTGGGGCTCATTTGGATTTGGTGGGTTCTTTTAAGCCTTCAATGAAGGAATGTGATGATGAGGCTTTGAAAAGGGGGAGAGTGTTTGTGGACAATGAGGCTGCATTGGTTGAAGCAGGGGAGCTGGTGGGTGCTTTTGAGAGGGGTGTGATCAAGGAAGATGAAATTGAGGCAAATTTGGTGGAGCTTATTAGAGGGGATAAAGTTGGGAGGAGAAGTTCAGAGGAAATTACTGTTTTTAAGTCTGTTGGTTCAGCTGTGGTGGATATGCTGGCTGCACAGTTTGTTTACGAGGCATTCACAGGGAAATAG